In Macadamia integrifolia cultivar HAES 741 chromosome 13, SCU_Mint_v3, whole genome shotgun sequence, one DNA window encodes the following:
- the LOC122060113 gene encoding putative disease resistance protein RGA3 isoform X1 produces MSGVGQLFGGSFLSAFLQVAFDRFASPELLDFLLRWEIDLDEVESLKRTSAMIQALSDEAEVKQFTNVAVKLWLDHLKQLLYDAEDILDEYATELLRLKLESAHQTQQVRNPPVPLTPSSTESSVSSWLNSGIESALEGIKGIAPKVNNITEELQGIKRFHSKVRDINVRLKSVAQEGVALGLNLSIGSGSSRPKVFSQRPPTSSLVNTSNVFGREEDMEEIFRWLISDNTPSNDVNNFSVLPIVGMGGVGKTTLAQLVYNDERIEKHFGLKAWVCVSEDFDLVRLTKEILESVTRSCPPSNSLDLLQLKLKEALSKKRFLLVLDDMWNDIYDRWDALRTPFAFGQRGSKILVTTRNKSVSSIVRTVPYDIYLKGLPNEACFALVQRHAFMDEKSSDANQKLEVFGDEIVKKCKGLPLAIKTLAGLLRDKRDNYEWKDILESEIWDLRESEILPSLILSYHHLPPHVKRCFAYCALFPKDYEFSKSELVVLWIAEGLVQPKEKKRLEDIGAGYCDELVMRSFFELSIYHHSWATGSLLTDFTKEMHTMSIFESSGNTGPTFVMHDLIHDLAQYVSDGIYCKKEYDKSSPVLTTTRHLSYVMHNYNVEATEFGAMKSLRTFLTLNDLAGSPKHFFSTLEFQFQFLRVLRFRNCCNCELPDSVGKLKHLRILDLSFSDIVRLPDSIGKLYNLQLLALSGCGRLRELPNDMSNLINLRYLVLPAHWDFHKIPLGVGNMTCLQMLSTIDVGQKKKLSQLRGTRDNSNLEDVGNNGVEAIVAKPHLLGLQLHKLTSLRILAISNYKNLESLSKKLYTLTSLQRLVITSCPALVSLREARLPTALKELKISYCEKLGSLPKKLQTLTYLKEFVIGSCPALVSFQETRLPSALEELEIIDCENLESLPMELLHNLTTFQRLVIKECPALETIPDMGLSTTLQEVSILNCGQLNSLPKGLHKFTSLKRLEIVECYFLMECKNLEPLHTSGLHNLISLSYLTIGGCHALMSLPNGLLPTNLRDFCIKDCPILESLYDGLSDLILLKHLEIQNCPKLTQRYQKKEGEEWSKIAEIPKVIIDGIWQ; encoded by the coding sequence atgtcaGGTGTGGGACAGCTTTTCGGAGGGTCTTTCCTCTCGGCCTTCCTTCAGGTGGCCTTCGATAGGTTTGCCTCTCCTGAGTTGCTGGACTTCTTACTCCGATGGGAAATCGACTTGGATGAAGTGGAGTCACTGAAGCGGACGTCGGCCATGATTCAGGCCTTATCTGATGAAGCTGAAGTGAAGCAATTCACCAACGTTGCCGTGAAGCTGTGGCTCGACCACCTCAAACAGCTCCTCTATGATGCGGAGGACATACTGGATGAGTATGCCACTGAACTTCTACGCCTGAAATTGGAATCTGCTCACCAAACCCAACAGGTACGCAACCCCCCTGTTCCTCTCACACCATCAAGTACTGAAAGTAGTGTTTCTTCTTGGTTGAACTCTGGCATAGAATCTGCTTTAGAAGGAATAAAAGGCATTGCGCCTAAGGTTAATAACATCACTGAAGAGCTGCAGGGAATTAAAAGGTTCCATTCAAAAGTAAGGGATATCAACGTGAGGTTAAAAAGTGTAGCACAAGAAGGTGTTGCTCTAGGTTTGAACTTGAGCATCGGATCTGGGTCCTCAAGGCCCAAGGTATTCAGTCAAAGGCCACCAACGAGTTCTTTAGTGAATACATCGAATGTTTTCGGCAGAGAGGAAGATATGGAGGAGATTTTCAGATGGTTGATATCCGATAACACTCCAAGTAATGATGTTAATAATTTCTCAGTGCTGCCCATAGTGGGCATGGGTGGGGTTGGAAAGACAACCCTTGCTCAACTTGTTTATAATGATGAAAGAATTGAGAAGCATTTTGGTCTGAAAGCTTGGGTTTGTGTCTCGGAAGACTTCGATCTGGTGAGGTTAACTAAAGAAATTCTTGAGTCAGTCACCAGATCTTGCCCTCCTTCTAATTCACTGGACCTGCTACAGCTGAAACTTAAAGAAGCATTAAGcaaaaaaagatttttattggttttggatGACATGTGGAACGATATCTATGACAGATGGGATGCCTTAAGGACCCCTTTTGCATTCGGTCAACGAGGGAGCAAGATATTAGTTACAACACGGAACAAAAGCGTTTCATCAATCGTTCGCACTGTTCCGTACGATATTTATCTAAAAGGTCTTCCAAATGAAGCTTGTTTTGCACTCGTTCAAAGGCACGCTTTCATGGATGAAAAATCATCTGATGCAAATCAAAAGTTGGAAGTATTTGGAGATGAAATTGTGAAGAAATGTAAGGGTTTACCTTTGGCTATAAAGACACTTGCTGGCCTCTTGCGAGATAAAAGGGATAACTATGAGTGGAAAGATATTTTGGAGAGTGAAATATGGGATTTAAGAGAGAGTGAGATCCTTCCATCACTCATCTTGAGTTACCATCATCTTCCACCACATGTAAAGAGATGCTTTGCATATTGTGCTTTGTTTCCCAAAGACTACGAATTTAGCAAGAGTGAATTAGTTGTCTTGTGGATTGCAGAAGGTCTTGttcaaccaaaagaaaagaaacgacTGGAAGATATAGGGGCTGGGTATTGTGATGAATTAGTAATGCGGTCATTCTTTGAGTTATCTATTTATCATCATTCTTGGGCAACAGGATCGCTCCTTACTGATTTTACAAAAGAAATGCACACCATGTCAATATTTGAGTCATCCGGTAACACGGGACCAACATTTGTGATGCATGATCTAATCCACGATTTAGCACAATATGTTTCAGATGGAATATATTGTAAGAAAGAGTATGATAAGTCATCACCTGTTCTTACTACAACTCGCCACTTGTCCTATGTTATGCACAATTATAATGTTGAGGCGACAGAGTTTGGGGCAATGAAAAGTTTACGCACCTTTCTAACTCTAAATGATTTAGCTGGTAGTCCTAAGCactttttttccactttggaattccaattccaattcctaCGTGTGCTACGTTTCAGAAATTGCTGCAATTGTGAGTTGCCTGATTCAGTTGGCAAGTTGAAACATCTAAGGATTCTTGATCTCTCGTTTTCTGATATTGTGAGGTTGCCCGACTCGATTGGAAAACTTTACAATCTACAATTGTTAGCCCTTAGTGGCTGTGGTAGGCTTAGAGAGTTACCTAACGATATGAGTAACCTCATAAATCTTCGATATCTTGTTCTCCCTGCACATTGGGATTTCCATAAAATTCCATTAGGAGTGGGTAACATGACTTGTCTTCAAATGTTGAGCACAATCGATgtagggcaaaaaaaaaagttatcccAATTGCGTGGGACTCGGGACAATTCAAATTTGGAAGATGTAGGCAATAATGGGGTAGAAGCCATTGTGGCCAAGCCACACCTTCTTGGGCTACAGCTGCACAAACTCACGTCACTTAGAATTCTTGCAATATCAAACTATAAGAATTTGGAGTCACTATCCAAGAAACTATACACTCTAACATCTCTCCAAAGATTAGTAATCACAAGTTGCCCTGCTCTTGTATCCCTCCGAGAAGCAAGGTTACCCACTGCACTTAAAGAACTAAAGATCTCTTATTGCGAGAAGTTGGGGTCACTACCAAAGAAGCTTCAGACCCTAACTTATCTCAAAGAATTTGTAATTGGTAGTTGTCCTGCTCTAGTGTCCTTCCAGGAAACAAGGTTACCCTCTGCACTTGAAGAATTGGAGATCATTGATTGTGAGAATTTGGAGTCCTTACCCATGGAACTATTGCACAACCTCACGACCTTCCAAAGATTAGTAATCAAGGAGTGTCCTGCTCTTGAAACCATTCCAGATATGGGCTTATCCACTACACTTCAAGAAGTATCAATTCTAAATTGTGGGCAGTTGAATTCCTTGCCCAAGGGGCTGCACAAATTTACAAGTCTTAAACGACTAGAAATTGTGGAGTGCTATTTTCTTATGGAGTGCAAGAATCTTGAACCCCTACATACCTCAGGTCTTCATAATCTTATATCTCTTTCATATCTCACCATTGGTGGATGTCATGCTCTCATGTCCCTTCCAAATGGCCTGCTTCCCACCAACCTTCGGGATTTTTGCATCAAGGATTGCCCAATTCTTGAATCCCTATATGATGGACTCTCTGACCTAATCTTGCTTAAACATTTGGAGATCCAGAATTGTCCAAAGCTGACCCAACGGTAccaaaagaaggaaggagaagagtggTCCAAGATTGCCGAAATCCCTAAGGTGATAATAGATGGCATATGGCAATAA